In the genome of Planctomycetota bacterium, the window TCGGGCAGGAGGGCGAAGGGGGCGGTGCGTCGGGCCAGGTTGCCCACCCACGAGGCCTCGTCCATCTCGTGCTCGCCGCGGATGCCGTCGTTGGGCCGCACGGTGGCCACGCCGAGGAGGGCGAGGCGCTGGCCGCGCCGCTCGAGGAGCAGGCCGCTGCGCACCAGGCAGTAGAAGGGCGTGCGGTCGGGCAGGGCCATCAGGAAGCCGGGCGAGTCGTGGTTGCCGGCGACGGCGATGAGGCCATAGGGGTATTCGAGCCCGGCGAACAGGCGGCCGAGGCTGTCAAAGACGCGCGCGTCGCGGGTGTTCGCGTGCGCCTTGAAGTCGCCCGTGAACACCAGGAGGTCGGCGGGCGTGGCCTCGAGGAGGCGGCGGAGGCGGCGCTCGACGCGGCCGAAGCCGGCCGTGTGCAGGTCGCTCAGGTGCAGGACGCGGAAGCCGTCGAAGGCGGGCGGCAGGTCGTCGAAGACGAGCGTGCGCGGGACGAGTTCGAGCTGCCCCGCCTCCCAGTAGCCGTAGGCGCCGAAGGCGCCGAGGAGGCCCAACAGGGCGCCGGCGACGCTCCGCAGCACACGTCGGCGCTGGCTCAGGCGGGCCATCCGTGCCCCTTGCCCGTGTGGCGCTCAGACCTCGTAGCCGAACTCCCAGCCCTTGCGCGGCGCCCGCTTGACGAAGCCGTTGGCCTTCTCGCTGTTGGTGAACCGGCCCTTGGCCATGTCGTAGACGAGCTTCTCGCCCGGGCAGCGCTGCGCGACGACGCCCAGGAGCACGATCTCGGTGAGGCGCGCCGAGTAGCCGAAGTTCGAGCACGGGGCGGGCGCGCTCGGGTCCTTGATCGCGCGCAGCCAGTCGGCCGAGTGCCCGGGCACGCGCGGGATCATCGGCTCGGGCTTCTTGTGCTCCTTCTGGAACGTCTCGGGGATCAGGCGGGTGCCGCCGCAGTGGCTGCCCGACTCCATCATGCCCTTGGTGCCGTAGTAGTAGGTGCCTTCGGCGAGCTGGCGGCGGTCGGGCTCGAGGCATTCGGGCCGGGGCGGCAGGTGTTTGCCGCCGCCGTTCCACCAGGTCATCTCGACGGGC includes:
- a CDS encoding metallophosphoesterase; this encodes MARLSQRRRVLRSVAGALLGLLGAFGAYGYWEAGQLELVPRTLVFDDLPPAFDGFRVLHLSDLHTAGFGRVERRLRRLLEATPADLLVFTGDFKAHANTRDARVFDSLGRLFAGLEYPYGLIAVAGNHDSPGFLMALPDRTPFYCLVRSGLLLERRGQRLALLGVATVRPNDGIRGEHEMDEASWVGNLARRTAPFALLPDDRPGPFVCDAVNRGDVFRILLAHVPDFLRKASAEGIDLVLAGDTHGAQVRLPFDVSLLVKPPEERRYVAGHFTEGRTQMIVSRGIGTLYVPIRFLARPEVTLLTLRRRQDR